GAAGCCCGCCCTCCCGCTCCAGCCTCTCCAGCAGATCCGGCTCGCCGACGACGAGCTCGGCTCCGCTGCGGACGACCTGGTCGGCCCATTCGCGCGGATGCAGCCTCTGGTTGAGCGGCACGAGGATCCTGCCGTCGCGCGGAACCCCGTAGTAGGCCGCCACGTACTCCAGCCGGTTGTGCGCGAGCAGCGCCACCCGCGCCCCGGGCGAGCAGCGCCCGGACAGATGGGCGCTGAGCGCGTCGGTCCGTGCGCGCAGCTCCTGGAACGTCCACGTCGTGCCGTCGACCGACAGGGCGGGGGCCTCGGGGGCCTCCTGCGCGGCCGCGTCGAGCACGTCGTACAGCCGGTGGACGTCCCGGTGCCGCGTCCCGTCCATCACATCCCCTTCGCCGACGATCGGCGCCGAATCTAGCGGCGCACCGGCGGGCGGGGCCGGCCGCGTCCCGCTGACCGCGACCCGGTGAGGCGGCCCGACTATCCACAACCTGTGGAAAAGCGAACAGGGCGCCCCCATCGTGGGGACGCCCTGTTCGACGCGTTCGACGCCGGGCTCGATCAGGCCTCTTCGAGCTCGGCCGTCAGGTTGCGGACCGCGTTCGGGTCCACGGGGATGCTCGGGCCCATCGACGTGGTCAGCGCCGCCTTCTTGACGTACCGGCCCTTCGCGGCGGACGGCTTGAGACGCTGGATCTCGTCGACCGCGGCGGCGTAGTTCTCCACCAGCTGGCGCTCGTCGAAGGACGCCTTGCCGATGATGAAGTGCAGGTTCGCGTGCCGGTCGACCCGGAACTCGATCTTGCCGCCCTTGATGTCGGAGACCGCCTTGGACACGTCCATCGTGACCGTGCCGGTCTTCGGGTTCGGCATCAGGCCGCGCGGACCGAGCACCCGGCCGAGACGGCCGACCTTGCCCATCTGGTCCGGGGTCGCGACCACGGCGTCGAAGTCCAGGAAGCCGCCCTGGATGCGCTCGATCAGGTCGTCCGAGCCGACCAGGTCGGCGCCCGCCGCCTCGGCCTCCTGCGCCTTGGCGCCGACGGCGAAGACGAGCACGCGGGCGGTCTTGCCGGTGCCGTGCGGCAGGTTGACCGTGCCGCGGACCATCTGGTCGGCCTTGCGCGGGTCGACGCCCAGCCGCATGGCGACCTCGACGGTCGCGTCGAACTTGGTGACCGCGGTCTCCTTGGCCAGCTTCACGGCCTCGACCGGGCTGTACAGCCGCTCCCGGTCGATCTTCTCCGCGGCGGCGCGGTAGCCCTTGCTGCGCTTCATGTTCGTTCCTCCAGACGGAACTCGTGGTAGGGGCCTGCGCCGGCCCTCCCACTGGGACGTCTTACTTGACCTCGATGCCCATCGACCGCGCGGTGCCGGCGACGATCTTCTCGGCGGCGTCGAGGTCCTTGGCGTTGAGGTCGGGCATCTTGGTCGTGGCGATCTCACGGACCTGGTCGCGGGTGACCGAGCCGACCTTGGTCTTGTGCGGCTCGCCGCTGCCCTTCTCCACGCCCGCGGCCTTCAGGATGAGCTGGGCGGCCGGCGGGGTCTTGGTGACGAAGCTGAACGACCGGTCCTCGTAGATGGTGATCTCTACGGGGATGACGTTGCCGCGCTGGGCCTCCGTGGCAGCGTTGTACTGCTTGCAGAAGTCCATGATGTTGACGCCGTGCGGACCGAGCGCGGTACCGACGGGCGGCGCGGGCGTGGCCTGCCCGGCCTGCAGCTGGACCTTCACCAGAGCGGCGATTTTCTTCTTCTTGGGAGGCATGCCTCTCCCTCGTGTTCCGTTTCGTGTGGTCCCGACTCCCGGAGACCGGGCAACACGGCGGGCGGAACTAGACCGCCGCGTTGGGACCTTGGCCGACCCCGTATCCCCGCGTGCGCGGGGAGTCGCACCGCACGTTCACGAGCGCGGCGACGTTTTGGGGCCATCCCCGCGCGAGCGGGGCCGATGGGCGCCGGTCTCCGAGGATCGGAGACCGGGAACCCGGACCCGTCCCCGCCTGGGCGGGGACGGCCCGTCCAGGATACGGCCTGGCCTTGGCGGCCCGGACGCGTCTCGGGGACGGGTGAGACCTGGGGAACGTCAGATCTTGGAGACCTGGTTGAACGAGAGCTCGACCGGCGTCTCGCGACCGAAAATGGAGACCAGCACCTTGAGCTTCTGCTGCTCGGCGTTGATCTCGTTGACGGTGGCGGGAAGGGTGGCGAACGGGCCGTCCATGACGGTGACCGACTCGCCGACCTCGTAGTCGACGGTGGCGGGGGCCTTGGCCTGCTCCTTGGCGGCCTTGGCGACGCCCTCCTCCGGCTCGGGGGCCAGGAGGTTGGCGACCTCGTCCAGGCTGAGCGGGGACGGCTTGTTCAGCAGGCCGACGAACCCGGTGACGCCGGGGGTGTTGCGGACCGCGGCCCACGACTCGTCGGTGAGCTCCATGCGGACGAGGATGTAGCCCGGCAGGACCTTCTCGTTGACCTTCTGGCGCTTGCCGCCCTTGATCTCGGTCACCTCGTGCTGCGGGACCTCGATCTGGAAGATGTAGTCCTCCATGTTGAGGGTCTGCGTGCGGGTCTCGATGTTGGTCTTGACCCGGTTCTCGTAGCCCGCGTAGGAGTGCACGACGTACCAGTCGCCCGGCTGGAGGCGCAGCTGCATCTTGAAGTCGGCGTACGGGTCGGCCGGCGGCTCGGCGGGGGCCTCTTCCCCGTCCGCCTCCTCGGCGGCCTCGTCCTCGGCGGACGCCGGCTCCTCGCCCTCGACGGACGCGGCGAGCTCGGCGGCGCCCTCGGCGGCGTCCGGCGCGGGGCCCTCGCCCTCGAGCTTCGTGTCCGCGGGCTCGGCGTCGCCGGCGGAGACGACCGCCTCGGCCGTCTCGTCGGCGGGCTCAGCCGCCTGGTCGGCCGCAGCAGCCGCAGCGGACTGGGCCTCTTCCACGGCCTCGTCGTAGGGCTGTGAGGACTCGGACACGGTCAACTCTTCTCTCGGTCTGCGGTGATGGACTTGCGAAGGTACGGCGGGGCCCCGTCACCGGCCCGGGCCGGTCGGCGTCAGCCGAAGAGCTCGTAGATGCCCTTCTGCAACCCGTAGTCGACGCCGGAGACGATCGCGACCATGACCAGCACGAACACCAGCGAGACGGTCGTGTAGGTGATCAACTCCCGCCGCGTCGGCCAGATGACCTTGCGCAGCTCGGCGATGATCTGGCGCACGAACAGCGCGGGCGAGGTCCGCTTGGAAGGGGCCTTCCGCTTGCCCTTGCCCTCGTCCTTGGCCTCGGGCTCGTCGCGAGTCTCAGTCGCCATTTGCCGCCGTTCACCTCATAGGTCGTGATCCAACCACCCTGTGGTTGCCGCGCGGTCCCGTGCCGCGGAGTGCCACGGCGACGCCATGGCGCGGCCGGCACGGGTGCGCGCACCGCACCTCGCAGGGCAGGAGGGACTCGAACCCCCAACCGCCGGTTTTGGAGACCGGAGCTCTACCAATTGAGCCACTGCCCTTCGCTTCTCCGGCTAAGGAGAACCCCGACCACAGGATCGGGTGGGTGCCGGGTCCCAGCTTACGGCCTGATCGGTGCCCGCGTGCGGACAGGCTCGTATACCGGCGACACGTCACTTGGAGGAGGAGTCTACGTGCCGGAGAGGCCCGCGTCGAACCGGATAACGGAGGCCCTCCGGAAGGCCCGCCGGAAGGCCGCGGCGGGGACCCGCCCGACCGGCCCGGATATATGGCTGCGGGTCCCGGCGCGACGTCTGTAACGATAGAGGCATGAGCATCGACCGTCCTCGCATCTCCAAGCGCATCGCCGCGATATCCGAGTCCGCCACGCTGGCCGTCGACGCCAAGGCCAAGGCGCTGAAGGCGGCGGGCCGCCCGGTCATCGGGTTCGGCGCGGGCGAGCCCGACTTCCCGACGCCCGACTACATCGTCGAGGCCGCGGTGACCGCCTGCCGGGTGCCGCGCTTCCACAAGTACACGCCCGCGGGCGGTCTCCCCGAGCTGCGCGCCGCGATCGCCGAGAAGACCGAGCGCGACTCCGGCCACCGCGTCGAGGCGTCGCAGGTGCTGGTGACCAACGGCGGCAAGCAGGCGGTGTACGAGGCGTTCGCGGCGCTGCTCGACCCGGGCGACGAGGTGATCGTCCCGACGCCGTACTGGACGACCTACCCCGAGTCGATCAAGCTGGCGGGCGGGGTGCCCGTGGACGTCGTCGCCGACGAGACCACCGGCTACAAGGTGAGCGTCGAGCAGCTGGAGGCGGCCCGCACCGACCGGACGAAGGTGCTGCTGTTCGTGTCGCCGTCCAACCCGACGGGCGCGGTCTACGGCCGCGACGAGATCGAGGCGATCGGGCGCTGGGCCGACGAGCACGGCCTGTGGGTCGTCACCGACGAGATCTACGAGCACCTCGTCTACGGGGACGCCGAGTTCCACTCGATGCCCGTGGTGGTGCCGGAGCTGGCCGACCGGACGCTCGTCCTGAACGGGGTGGCCAAGACCTACGCGATGACCGGCTGGCGGGTCGGCTGGCTGATCGGCCCGGCGGACGTCGTGAAGGCCGCCCAGAACCTGCAGTCGCACGCGACGTCCAACGTCGCGAACGTCTCCCAGGCCGCCGCCCTCGCCGCCGTGACCGGCGACCTGTCGGCGGTCGCGGAGATGCGCAAGGCGTTCGACCGGCGCCGGCAGACGATGGTGCGGATGCTGAACGAGATCCCCGGCATCGTGTGCCCCGAGCCGGAGGGCGCGTTCTACGCCTACCCGTCCGTCAAGGCGCTGCTCGGCAAGCAGCTGCGCGGCAAGCGCCCGGAGACGTCGGTGGAGCTGGCGTCGCTGATCCTCGAGGAGGCCGAGGTCGCGCTGGTGCCGGGCGAGGCGTTCGGCACGCCGGGTTACTTCCGGCTCTCCTACGCCCTGGGCGACGACGACCTGACCGAGGGCGTCTCGCGCGTCGCGAAGCTGCTGTCCGAGGCGAGCTGACCTCCACGAGCACGCGCGCGCACGATCCCGCGCACACGAAGCCGGCCCCGGGCGCACAACTCCCGGGGCCGGTTTCGTGTGGGACGGGTTCCGCCGGTTCCCGTCCCGGGAAGTCCGGCGGGACGTCCCTCGCGGCCCCTCTCCGCCTTGGGACGCCCCGCCGGAACGGGGTTCAGGGGCGCACGCCCTCGGCGATGCGCATGAGCCGGTCCTTGGCCGGACCGGAGGCGGTCACGGTGACGCCGACCCCGCGCCGCGCCAGCCAGGAGATCTGCCGCGAGGAGTCGGGGCGGTCGCCGGTCATTGCGGGCATGCCGTGGACGGACGTGCGCCCGGGGATTCCGGGCACGCGCATCAGGTCCTGCGGGCCCGTCAGCCCGCCGCCCTCCACGAGCGCGATCTCCACCCAGCCGCCGTCGCCGCGCCACGCGCAGGTCGTGGTCCTGCGGTCCGCGTCGCCGGTGACCTCGCAGGGGCCGGAGGCTGCCAGGCCGTCCGGCAGATACGTGATCCACTTCGGCAGCGCGGCGGTGAGGCCGCCCGGTTCCGGCTTGGAGGGGGTCCGCCCGTCGCCGGACGAGCCGCGCGCCTCCGGCTTCCGCGAGGCTCCCGCCTCGGGCCTCCCCTTGGAGGACGGGGACACGGGGAGGCCCGACGCGGGAGGTCGCTCCGGCAGCCGGAGAGGCGAGACGGTGCCGCCGGGACGGGTCGTCTCGGTGTCTCCGGCCGGTGTGGCCCGGAACGACTGATAGGTGGGCACGAGGGCCAGGGCCGCGACCGAGGCGGCCGCGACGCCGGCGGCCGCGTGGAGCCGGGCCTTGCGGCGGCGGTGGCGCCGCTTGACCTCGGTGACGAGCGACTGTGACGCGGTCGCCCCGGCCACCTGCTCGGCCATGGCCTTCCGCAGTTCACTCTCCAGATCCATCGCTCATCTCCCCAGTGGGGCCAGGTTCCTGTCGAGGCGTTCCCGGAGCCTGGCGAGCCCCCGGGACGCCTGGCTCTTCACCGTTCCGACCGAGCAGCCGAGAG
The sequence above is a segment of the Actinomadura coerulea genome. Coding sequences within it:
- the rplA gene encoding 50S ribosomal protein L1, coding for MKRSKGYRAAAEKIDRERLYSPVEAVKLAKETAVTKFDATVEVAMRLGVDPRKADQMVRGTVNLPHGTGKTARVLVFAVGAKAQEAEAAGADLVGSDDLIERIQGGFLDFDAVVATPDQMGKVGRLGRVLGPRGLMPNPKTGTVTMDVSKAVSDIKGGKIEFRVDRHANLHFIIGKASFDERQLVENYAAAVDEIQRLKPSAAKGRYVKKAALTTSMGPSIPVDPNAVRNLTAELEEA
- the rplK gene encoding 50S ribosomal protein L11, producing MPPKKKKIAALVKVQLQAGQATPAPPVGTALGPHGVNIMDFCKQYNAATEAQRGNVIPVEITIYEDRSFSFVTKTPPAAQLILKAAGVEKGSGEPHKTKVGSVTRDQVREIATTKMPDLNAKDLDAAEKIVAGTARSMGIEVK
- the nusG gene encoding transcription termination/antitermination protein NusG, yielding MSESSQPYDEAVEEAQSAAAAAADQAAEPADETAEAVVSAGDAEPADTKLEGEGPAPDAAEGAAELAASVEGEEPASAEDEAAEEADGEEAPAEPPADPYADFKMQLRLQPGDWYVVHSYAGYENRVKTNIETRTQTLNMEDYIFQIEVPQHEVTEIKGGKRQKVNEKVLPGYILVRMELTDESWAAVRNTPGVTGFVGLLNKPSPLSLDEVANLLAPEPEEGVAKAAKEQAKAPATVDYEVGESVTVMDGPFATLPATVNEINAEQQKLKVLVSIFGRETPVELSFNQVSKI
- the secE gene encoding preprotein translocase subunit SecE, producing MATETRDEPEAKDEGKGKRKAPSKRTSPALFVRQIIAELRKVIWPTRRELITYTTVSLVFVLVMVAIVSGVDYGLQKGIYELFG
- a CDS encoding pyridoxal phosphate-dependent aminotransferase, whose amino-acid sequence is MSIDRPRISKRIAAISESATLAVDAKAKALKAAGRPVIGFGAGEPDFPTPDYIVEAAVTACRVPRFHKYTPAGGLPELRAAIAEKTERDSGHRVEASQVLVTNGGKQAVYEAFAALLDPGDEVIVPTPYWTTYPESIKLAGGVPVDVVADETTGYKVSVEQLEAARTDRTKVLLFVSPSNPTGAVYGRDEIEAIGRWADEHGLWVVTDEIYEHLVYGDAEFHSMPVVVPELADRTLVLNGVAKTYAMTGWRVGWLIGPADVVKAAQNLQSHATSNVANVSQAAALAAVTGDLSAVAEMRKAFDRRRQTMVRMLNEIPGIVCPEPEGAFYAYPSVKALLGKQLRGKRPETSVELASLILEEAEVALVPGEAFGTPGYFRLSYALGDDDLTEGVSRVAKLLSEAS